Proteins encoded together in one Sphingomonas radiodurans window:
- a CDS encoding acyl-CoA thioester hydrolase/BAAT C-terminal domain-containing protein — translation MANTDTPRSRPRWKVWGKRILIAFGLLVLAFAGYFVWGLNQTRVCPVAAPGPTGVRIQTENTFGNYFPGRGVGPRPALVVIGGYDGGLGNEAKREALALQAAGFGALQVGYHCANTLPNKMSRLPLERFTEAIDWLKARPEVDPGRIGIIGYSKGAEAALTLAVRRPDVRAVAVGMPSSVVWDGMSPLTMISGGLRSTWTEHGKDVPSLPYGSWSHPRGGTYGVHSNGLQKVGEHPKSVIPVERTAAPILLICGDTDLVWPSCEMSEMIGGRLVQNGKAAPTLLRYPQAGHGVFGPALPPGSGSARYWSMMGGTEAANMSARRDSWPKTVEFLQQHLSE, via the coding sequence ATGGCGAATACCGACACTCCGAGATCGCGTCCGCGCTGGAAGGTTTGGGGCAAACGAATCTTAATCGCGTTCGGCTTGCTCGTGCTCGCCTTCGCCGGCTATTTTGTATGGGGTCTGAACCAAACACGCGTTTGTCCAGTTGCTGCGCCTGGTCCGACCGGCGTGCGCATCCAGACCGAAAATACTTTCGGGAATTACTTTCCCGGTCGGGGCGTCGGGCCACGCCCTGCACTCGTGGTTATCGGCGGCTATGATGGCGGTCTCGGCAACGAGGCCAAGCGGGAGGCGCTTGCGCTACAGGCAGCAGGCTTCGGCGCACTTCAGGTCGGCTATCATTGTGCCAATACGCTTCCCAACAAAATGTCGCGGCTACCCCTAGAGCGTTTCACCGAGGCCATCGATTGGCTCAAGGCGCGTCCCGAGGTCGATCCTGGGCGTATCGGCATCATTGGTTACTCGAAGGGTGCCGAAGCTGCGCTCACGCTTGCCGTCCGCCGTCCAGATGTTCGAGCGGTGGCTGTAGGTATGCCGTCTTCTGTCGTCTGGGACGGGATGAGCCCGCTGACCATGATTTCCGGCGGTCTGCGATCGACATGGACAGAACACGGCAAGGACGTGCCGAGCCTGCCCTATGGCTCATGGTCGCACCCGCGAGGTGGAACATATGGGGTGCATTCGAATGGATTGCAGAAGGTCGGCGAGCATCCCAAGTCCGTTATCCCAGTCGAGCGGACTGCAGCCCCGATCCTCCTCATCTGCGGCGACACCGATCTTGTCTGGCCGAGTTGCGAAATGTCCGAGATGATCGGGGGGCGCCTTGTTCAGAACGGCAAGGCAGCACCGACCCTTCTGCGCTACCCGCAAGCCGGGCATGGTGTGTTTGGACCGGCCCTCCCGCCCGGCAGCGGCAGCGCCCGATACTGGAGCATGATGGGTGGGACCGAGGCCGCGAACATGTCGGCTCGACGAGACAGTTGGCCGAAAACAGTCGAGTTCTTGCAACAGCATCTGTCTGAATGA
- a CDS encoding DUF4386 domain-containing protein, with translation MKPIIEIADLQEFRKLIPIAALLYGLDAVIAPVSFALDPAKLIGSAGSAGLTMRIAAAEPMIRLNMLSEAVYQTVEVFLALQMYRMFKPVSGDLARQMFVLALAPIPIMFLNLMTEVGALSLALDAGIANAFAPAQRDELAALMIRMHCHGVGIAGIFWGLWLLPLGLLIIQSGFVPKLLGLCELAGGVGWLLGSGAMLVMPGLAPAGAIATSERVAALMQLGELPFIVWLLALATRMNFQSRHRKAGHAKSDGTQEREPR, from the coding sequence GTGAAACCGATAATCGAAATTGCAGATCTGCAAGAGTTCCGAAAACTAATTCCGATAGCGGCGCTCCTGTACGGGCTCGACGCAGTGATCGCACCGGTTTCGTTCGCGCTTGATCCGGCCAAGCTAATCGGAAGCGCGGGTTCAGCCGGCTTGACCATGCGGATCGCCGCTGCCGAGCCGATGATCCGGCTGAACATGCTGAGCGAGGCGGTCTATCAGACCGTCGAGGTCTTTCTCGCGCTGCAGATGTACCGCATGTTCAAGCCGGTAAGCGGTGACCTTGCACGGCAGATGTTTGTCCTGGCGCTCGCTCCGATCCCAATCATGTTCCTCAATCTTATGACTGAGGTCGGCGCGCTGTCACTGGCGCTCGATGCAGGCATCGCGAACGCTTTCGCCCCAGCACAACGAGATGAGCTCGCCGCTCTGATGATCCGCATGCACTGTCACGGCGTGGGCATCGCCGGCATCTTCTGGGGGCTGTGGCTGCTCCCCCTCGGCCTGCTCATCATCCAGAGCGGATTCGTTCCGAAGCTGCTCGGCCTATGCGAGCTGGCAGGCGGAGTGGGCTGGCTGCTCGGGTCCGGCGCTATGCTCGTGATGCCCGGTCTGGCACCGGCAGGAGCGATCGCGACTTCCGAGAGGGTCGCGGCCCTAATGCAATTAGGAGAGCTTCCCTTCATCGTCTGGCTGCTCGCCCTGGCGACGCGCATGAATTTCCAATCGCGTCATCGAAAGGCTGGCCATGCTAAGAGCGACGGCACCCAAGAAAGAGAGCCTCGATGA
- a CDS encoding helix-turn-helix domain-containing protein — translation MPITVHLDDMLARRRMSLTELSEAIDITLANLSILKTGKAKAVRFSTLEAICAVLNCQPGDILSFQAEPGKSHDRTVRFPP, via the coding sequence ATGCCGATCACCGTGCATCTGGACGACATGCTGGCACGACGGCGCATGTCGCTCACCGAGCTTTCCGAAGCCATCGATATCACGCTCGCTAACCTGTCGATTCTGAAGACTGGCAAGGCCAAGGCCGTCCGCTTCTCCACCCTCGAGGCGATCTGCGCCGTGTTGAACTGCCAACCGGGGGATATCTTGTCATTCCAGGCCGAGCCGGGAAAATCTCATGACCGAACCGTCCGTTTTCCGCCTTAA
- a CDS encoding DUF2975 domain-containing protein, whose translation MNGLLFVAIAAGLASSWAFHGFYRAMLVKADPTVDVAAALLGIRLLMLIGVAMTIASDRLLVPLASIAASAAHGDPFAPANAAGLRQIGWALLALQMLDVPCALLARFWPSLGAAAPAGDISVGGWLATLMVFVLARVFATGSAMRDDLAGTV comes from the coding sequence GTGAACGGGCTTCTGTTCGTTGCTATCGCGGCTGGGCTCGCCAGCTCTTGGGCGTTCCACGGCTTCTATCGCGCAATGCTCGTGAAGGCCGATCCGACGGTCGATGTGGCCGCCGCCCTCCTTGGCATCCGGCTCCTCATGTTGATCGGCGTGGCCATGACAATTGCTTCCGATCGGCTGTTGGTGCCGCTGGCATCGATCGCAGCGAGCGCGGCGCACGGAGACCCCTTCGCACCGGCTAATGCCGCCGGACTGCGGCAGATCGGCTGGGCTCTTCTCGCCCTACAAATGCTCGATGTGCCCTGCGCGCTGCTGGCCCGGTTCTGGCCGAGCCTCGGAGCGGCCGCACCTGCCGGCGACATATCGGTCGGCGGATGGCTGGCGACGCTGATGGTGTTCGTACTTGCCCGAGTGTTCGCCACAGGATCAGCCATGCGCGACGATCTGGCTGGCACCGTCTGA
- a CDS encoding S41 family peptidase — protein MLKRLIFRSFVLIVALAFEIASPLRAESKLNRTLLIEQIQRFIRTRYVVAEARAAALSKLSESVASGRYDIADDRAFAALVTEDLKAVTRDRHVYLVHDPAKASVLRAAPQMGYAALNAQAGVAAQRFRRENQGLIEQRILEGNVRYLNIVAFDWTNGVTSGVYDGAMRFLRDGDAIIIDVRQNAGGFPDAVHYLLSHFVEPNTLFVTFFEGTKATPLRSVRDLPSGRIKGKPIFVLTGPATASAAEELAYQIANRKLGEVVGEPTAGAGNQSDVFPIAGGFVLSLSTARAIDAITNTNWEGVGVLPTIASPVGSAMLIAHARALEQLALSASTDDQIRLRWELRIARARVAPPTMTAAALARYVGNYGDRHVTSRDGTLYWKRGAQAEIEMQALGDDWFLLGATGNQACFIAENGRVTSVVISRPDGDGAAIPRSAFSAR, from the coding sequence GTGCTGAAAAGACTGATCTTCAGATCTTTTGTCTTGATCGTCGCGCTCGCATTTGAAATTGCGAGTCCGCTTAGGGCAGAGTCTAAGCTGAATCGGACTTTGCTGATCGAGCAGATTCAACGCTTCATCCGGACGCGCTATGTAGTTGCTGAGGCGCGTGCGGCCGCGTTATCAAAACTTTCAGAGAGCGTGGCGTCGGGACGCTACGATATCGCTGACGATCGCGCATTCGCGGCGCTGGTGACCGAGGACCTAAAAGCCGTCACGCGGGACAGGCACGTGTATCTCGTCCACGACCCTGCCAAAGCGTCGGTCCTCCGTGCGGCTCCCCAGATGGGATATGCTGCACTCAACGCACAAGCAGGAGTTGCCGCTCAGAGGTTCAGACGGGAAAATCAAGGCCTGATCGAGCAGCGTATCCTTGAAGGCAACGTCCGATACCTGAATATCGTCGCTTTCGATTGGACCAACGGTGTCACCAGTGGGGTCTATGACGGCGCGATGCGTTTTCTGCGCGATGGCGACGCGATTATTATCGATGTCCGGCAAAATGCAGGCGGCTTTCCGGATGCCGTGCATTACTTGTTGAGCCACTTCGTAGAACCGAACACGCTCTTCGTCACCTTTTTCGAAGGGACGAAGGCCACGCCATTGCGGTCTGTCCGCGACCTTCCGTCTGGCAGGATCAAGGGTAAGCCGATCTTTGTCCTGACCGGTCCAGCGACCGCCTCTGCCGCAGAAGAGCTTGCCTATCAGATCGCGAATCGCAAGCTGGGAGAGGTCGTCGGTGAACCAACGGCGGGTGCCGGCAATCAAAGCGACGTGTTTCCCATTGCGGGCGGGTTTGTACTCAGCCTTTCAACGGCCAGAGCAATTGACGCGATCACGAACACCAATTGGGAAGGGGTGGGCGTGCTTCCGACCATAGCATCGCCAGTCGGCTCGGCGATGCTCATTGCTCACGCGCGGGCACTTGAGCAGCTCGCGCTTAGTGCGTCCACCGACGATCAAATACGACTACGCTGGGAATTGCGGATCGCACGCGCGCGCGTCGCGCCTCCGACAATGACAGCCGCAGCGCTTGCTCGTTATGTCGGCAATTACGGCGACCGCCACGTAACAAGCCGCGACGGTACGCTCTATTGGAAGCGTGGCGCGCAGGCGGAGATCGAGATGCAGGCCTTGGGAGATGACTGGTTTCTACTCGGCGCAACAGGCAATCAGGCGTGTTTCATTGCTGAGAACGGCCGCGTCACATCAGTGGTCATAAGCCGACCCGATGGCGATGGTGCCGCAATTCCCAGATCGGCTTTTTCGGCGCGGTAA
- a CDS encoding MarR family winged helix-turn-helix transcriptional regulator: MSAALPLDDQLCFSLYATSMAISRAYKPMLDKLGLTYPQYLVLHALWETDGRTIGAIAERLALESSTITPLVKRLEASGHVMRERDAADERRVNVRLTPQGAAMRDRCGCLAEALFERMGLSVEHLIRLKRDADIVRHALATLPAAPAT, translated from the coding sequence ATGTCCGCTGCCCTCCCCCTCGACGACCAGCTCTGCTTCTCGCTCTATGCGACGAGCATGGCGATCAGTCGCGCGTACAAACCGATGCTCGACAAGCTCGGCCTTACCTATCCACAGTATCTGGTGCTCCACGCTTTGTGGGAGACCGACGGCCGCACGATCGGCGCCATCGCCGAGCGGCTCGCGCTGGAATCAAGCACGATCACCCCGCTGGTGAAACGGCTGGAGGCGAGCGGGCATGTGATGCGCGAGCGCGATGCAGCCGACGAACGCCGCGTCAACGTCCGCCTCACCCCGCAGGGCGCAGCGATGCGCGACCGCTGCGGATGTCTCGCCGAGGCGCTGTTCGAGCGCATGGGGCTGAGCGTCGAGCATCTCATCCGCCTGAAGCGCGACGCCGATATCGTCCGCCACGCGCTGGCAACGCTGCCCGCGGCACCGGCGACGTAA
- a CDS encoding organic hydroperoxide resistance protein: MSVTVVYSTRATSTGGRDGDARSEDGRFTAKLSTPKELGGAGGEGTNPEQLFAAGYSACFIGALKAAGAQLKLRVPAETSVTATVGIGPRAAGGFGITADLEVSLPGLDHADAERLAEAAHQICPYSNAIRNNVDVGLTVV, from the coding sequence ATGTCGGTCACTGTCGTTTACAGCACCCGCGCCACCTCCACCGGTGGCCGCGACGGCGACGCGCGGTCCGAGGACGGACGGTTTACCGCTAAGCTCTCAACGCCGAAGGAACTGGGCGGCGCGGGTGGCGAGGGGACCAATCCCGAGCAATTGTTCGCGGCGGGCTATTCGGCCTGCTTCATCGGCGCGCTAAAAGCGGCGGGTGCGCAGCTGAAGCTGCGCGTACCGGCGGAGACGAGTGTCACCGCAACGGTAGGGATCGGTCCGCGCGCGGCGGGTGGCTTCGGCATCACCGCCGATCTTGAGGTGAGCCTGCCCGGGCTCGACCACGCGGATGCGGAGCGGCTGGCCGAGGCCGCGCATCAGATTTGCCCCTATTCGAACGCGATCCGCAACAATGTGGATGTGGGGCTGACGGTCGTCTGA
- a CDS encoding M3 family metallopeptidase, whose protein sequence is MTNPLLDPLTLPRFAEIAPDQIDPALDTAIADHAATIAALTSTRPTGFANAWLPYERAETALNAIWFTVSHLHGVADTPELRAAHAEGQKRLVEYNMRVGQNRELYDMLVALSTAPAFAELPTADRVAVEHAIRDFSLAGVALEPEARERFKAISIELSALSNEFGSAVLDATEAWSEHITDPADLAGVSEADMAMFADAARAKGLGGWRITLQQPSVSAILTFAGNRDLRARVYRAFGTRAADQGPGEFDNSARIARILELRREAAALLGFTDPVAWSLATKMAPNAGEVIAFLRDLARRARPAAERDLVKLKAFAASDCGIDDLQPWDNAFVSNRLRRARYAVDAQEVRGYFPVARVMAGLQTLLQRLFGIRLVARDDVSLYHPDARFFDVIGEDNAVIAGLYLDLHARSGKRGGAWMAEARPRLRDGNTLIVPVAYLVCNFAPNGGETPSLLTHDDVTTLLHETGHCLHLLFTKVDRPSIAGTNGVEWDAVELPSQLMEDFAWDRKVLTGMSGHYKTNAPLPADLFDRMVKARHFQAAMFLVRQIEFALFDLLLHLGTMGSDPMEVIEAVRDEVAVIRPPEWHRFPHAFSHIFAGGYAAGYYSYLWAELLAADGFMAFAQAGLVDRATGDRFRSEVLARGATRPAAESFRAFRDRDPNPDAMLIRHGLM, encoded by the coding sequence ATGACCAACCCCCTGCTCGACCCACTCACCCTGCCGCGTTTCGCCGAAATCGCGCCCGATCAGATCGACCCCGCGCTCGACACTGCGATCGCCGATCACGCCGCCACCATCGCCGCGCTCACCAGCACGCGCCCGACCGGTTTCGCTAACGCTTGGCTGCCCTATGAGCGCGCCGAAACCGCGCTCAACGCCATCTGGTTCACCGTCTCGCACCTCCACGGTGTCGCCGACACGCCCGAGCTGCGCGCCGCCCATGCCGAGGGCCAGAAGCGCCTCGTCGAGTACAACATGCGGGTCGGCCAGAACCGCGAGCTCTACGACATGCTCGTCGCGCTCAGCACCGCGCCGGCTTTCGCGGAGCTCCCGACGGCAGACCGCGTCGCGGTGGAGCACGCGATTCGCGATTTCTCCCTCGCCGGCGTCGCGCTCGAACCCGAGGCGCGCGAGCGGTTCAAGGCAATCTCGATCGAACTGTCCGCGCTATCGAACGAATTCGGCAGCGCCGTGCTCGACGCGACCGAAGCGTGGAGCGAGCACATCACCGACCCCGCCGATCTCGCTGGCGTGTCGGAGGCGGACATGGCGATGTTCGCCGATGCCGCACGCGCGAAGGGGCTCGGTGGCTGGCGCATCACGCTGCAGCAGCCGAGCGTTAGCGCGATCCTCACCTTCGCCGGGAACCGCGACCTGCGCGCCCGCGTCTATCGCGCCTTCGGCACCCGCGCCGCGGATCAGGGGCCGGGCGAATTCGACAATAGCGCCCGCATCGCGCGCATCCTTGAATTACGCCGCGAGGCCGCCGCATTGCTCGGCTTCACCGATCCCGTCGCCTGGTCGCTCGCCACCAAGATGGCGCCCAATGCCGGCGAGGTGATCGCCTTCCTGCGCGATCTCGCCCGGCGCGCGAGGCCCGCAGCCGAGCGCGACCTCGTCAAGTTGAAGGCTTTCGCCGCCAGCGACTGCGGGATCGACGATCTCCAGCCGTGGGACAATGCGTTCGTCTCCAACCGCCTGCGCCGCGCGCGCTATGCGGTCGATGCGCAGGAGGTGCGCGGCTATTTCCCCGTCGCACGCGTTATGGCCGGCTTGCAGACTTTGTTGCAGCGGCTGTTTGGCATCCGCCTCGTCGCGCGCGACGACGTGTCGCTGTACCACCCCGACGCGCGCTTCTTCGACGTCATCGGCGAAGATAATGCGGTGATCGCCGGCCTCTACCTCGATCTCCATGCGCGCAGCGGCAAGCGCGGCGGCGCATGGATGGCGGAGGCACGCCCGCGGCTCCGCGACGGCAATACGCTAATCGTGCCGGTCGCCTATCTGGTCTGCAATTTCGCGCCCAATGGCGGCGAGACGCCCTCGCTGCTGACCCACGACGACGTAACGACGCTGCTGCACGAGACGGGCCATTGCCTCCACTTGCTCTTCACCAAGGTTGATAGGCCGAGCATCGCCGGCACCAACGGCGTCGAATGGGATGCGGTGGAACTGCCGAGCCAGCTGATGGAGGATTTCGCCTGGGATCGCAAAGTGCTGACCGGTATGTCCGGCCATTACAAGACCAACGCCCCCCTCCCCGCCGATTTGTTCGATCGCATGGTGAAGGCACGCCATTTCCAGGCGGCGATGTTCCTCGTCCGCCAGATCGAATTCGCACTGTTCGACCTGTTGCTGCACCTCGGCACGATGGGCAGCGATCCGATGGAAGTGATCGAGGCGGTGCGCGACGAGGTGGCGGTGATCCGTCCACCCGAGTGGCACCGCTTTCCGCACGCCTTCAGCCATATCTTCGCGGGCGGCTATGCCGCGGGCTATTACAGCTATCTCTGGGCGGAACTGCTCGCGGCGGACGGCTTCATGGCCTTCGCCCAGGCGGGGCTGGTCGACCGCGCCACCGGTGACCGGTTCCGCAGCGAAGTGCTGGCGCGCGGCGCAACCCGTCCGGCGGCAGAGAGCTTCCGCGCCTTCCGTGATCGTGATCCCAACCCGGACGCAATGCTCATCCGGCATGGCCTGATGTAA
- a CDS encoding alpha/beta hydrolase, producing MSRWLKLSAAALLAGWGIAATPAPSPETIYKAFGAKASKPFATISYGADPLQVADLRIPSGRGPFPVAIVIHGGCWRNDYDTRAGIAGVADALGKRGFATWNIEYRRIGDPGGGWPGTFQDVAAAEDKLAEIAERYKLVLSRVILVGHSAGAHLAMWAASRSRLPAPWNAVKVRPVAVAAIDGPAALAPFVGIDAQVCGQPVIASLMGGLPADKPAAYALASPAEHLPLGLRQLLVIGEFRPFMQPYVAGAKAAGDPVAELAPPNANHFDIVTPSTANGAAVIDFIAREAIPGKR from the coding sequence ATGTCACGTTGGTTGAAGCTATCGGCTGCGGCTCTGCTTGCTGGATGGGGAATCGCAGCAACGCCCGCCCCGTCACCAGAGACGATCTACAAGGCATTCGGTGCGAAGGCGTCCAAGCCGTTTGCGACGATCTCCTATGGCGCGGACCCACTCCAGGTCGCCGACCTACGCATACCGAGCGGCCGCGGGCCATTCCCGGTAGCGATCGTCATCCACGGCGGCTGCTGGCGCAATGATTACGACACCCGCGCCGGCATCGCCGGGGTCGCCGACGCACTCGGCAAGCGCGGCTTCGCGACCTGGAACATCGAGTATCGCCGCATTGGCGACCCAGGCGGGGGCTGGCCCGGGACTTTCCAGGATGTCGCTGCTGCCGAGGACAAATTGGCCGAGATCGCCGAACGTTATAAGCTGGTCTTGTCGCGCGTGATCCTAGTCGGCCATTCGGCAGGTGCGCACTTGGCGATGTGGGCGGCGTCGCGCTCTCGCTTGCCGGCGCCTTGGAACGCAGTGAAGGTCAGGCCGGTCGCGGTCGCGGCAATCGACGGCCCCGCCGCGCTCGCGCCGTTCGTCGGCATCGACGCGCAGGTCTGCGGACAGCCGGTGATCGCTTCGCTGATGGGCGGGCTGCCAGCAGACAAGCCAGCAGCCTACGCACTCGCTTCGCCGGCCGAACACCTCCCACTGGGTTTGCGTCAATTGCTGGTCATTGGCGAGTTTCGCCCTTTCATGCAGCCCTATGTTGCAGGTGCAAAGGCCGCGGGGGATCCAGTCGCGGAGCTTGCGCCGCCTAACGCCAATCACTTCGACATTGTCACCCCTTCGACCGCGAACGGCGCAGCGGTCATCGACTTCATCGCCAGGGAAGCAATCCCAGGCAAGCGGTAG
- a CDS encoding Na/Pi cotransporter family protein codes for MIYPVTAAAIVSLCAASSVSAQASGRAEGIDWITLAMGAIGGLALFLYGVDILAGSLKQAQGGRFQRLLERSSSNRFLALGAGTAATIALDSSSVVIILLIAIVDAGLISFAHALPMILGANIGTTLSSQIFAWNIDTYAPLPIAAGLLWKASAKTDAARRNATILLGLGLVLFGLNIIGTAAEPLKEHAGIVAWLRGLENPLLGVLAGALVTIAIQSSSAMMGIVITLAGTGVITLPAGVAIMLGAEIGTCADTLLATLGRSRAAVKAGIFHLLFNAGAVLIGVLLIDQLAQFGAATAQDTGQRIANAHVLFNLAGALIVLPFVGAIAILLERVVPGDRSGAELVTPTQPSGQLAS; via the coding sequence TTGATCTATCCTGTCACTGCTGCTGCGATCGTATCGCTATGCGCCGCATCTTCGGTTTCTGCCCAAGCCAGCGGTCGGGCTGAAGGTATCGACTGGATCACGTTAGCGATGGGCGCAATCGGTGGGCTCGCTCTGTTTCTGTATGGCGTCGACATACTGGCAGGCAGCTTGAAGCAGGCGCAGGGTGGCCGCTTTCAGAGGCTATTGGAGCGATCATCATCGAACCGCTTCCTCGCGTTGGGCGCCGGCACCGCGGCGACAATCGCGCTCGACTCGTCTTCGGTGGTCATCATCCTGCTGATCGCGATCGTCGATGCGGGATTGATTTCGTTCGCCCATGCGCTGCCGATGATCCTTGGTGCCAACATCGGAACGACTCTCTCCAGCCAGATATTCGCCTGGAACATCGACACCTATGCGCCGCTGCCGATCGCCGCCGGCCTTCTATGGAAGGCGTCAGCGAAAACCGACGCGGCCAGACGAAACGCCACGATCCTGCTCGGTCTGGGCCTAGTACTGTTCGGTCTGAACATCATCGGCACTGCGGCCGAGCCACTCAAGGAGCACGCCGGCATCGTTGCGTGGCTTCGCGGGTTGGAGAACCCGCTGCTCGGTGTGCTCGCTGGAGCACTGGTAACAATAGCAATCCAGTCTTCATCCGCGATGATGGGGATCGTCATTACGCTGGCAGGCACCGGGGTCATCACCCTGCCCGCAGGTGTCGCCATTATGCTCGGCGCTGAAATCGGCACTTGTGCAGACACGCTGCTGGCAACGCTCGGCCGGTCGCGCGCCGCCGTAAAGGCAGGCATCTTCCACCTGCTATTTAACGCTGGCGCGGTCTTAATAGGCGTTCTTCTGATTGATCAACTTGCCCAGTTCGGTGCCGCAACGGCTCAGGACACCGGTCAGCGGATCGCCAACGCGCACGTCCTGTTCAATCTCGCAGGAGCGCTGATCGTGCTACCGTTCGTCGGCGCCATTGCGATCCTGCTCGAACGCGTCGTGCCCGGAGACCGGTCGGGTGCCGAGCTTGTCACCCCAACGCAACCCAGCGGACAGCTAGCAAGCTGA
- a CDS encoding CYTH and CHAD domain-containing protein, protein MKLAIDPDNSAALLATKPLSSDQATDRQQQSVYFDTPEQQLLEAGLSLRIRTIGDRRIQTIKAESSAAAGLFVRPEWECEINGDAPVLEDDDAPISGVVPAADVDRLKPLFRVEVTRRTVLVERADAVIEVVFDRGAVHSATRSDPVHEVELELKRGEPAALFELARDLDQSVPVRLGVLTKSERGYRLATTDLDKPVKTGLLTLRPGTSTAAGFRMIVGACVRQFRLNEDILRRTGNAGALHQARVSLRRLRSALSTFKTIVADDQYDQLRTELRWIAAELGHARNLDVMLERVSSRKAGKPLHAARKSAYEAVQTALASERTRALMLDMAEWTAIGSWASDDVRSAVREEAIEVFAAAALDKHRRRLKRLGRNLDEVSDDERHDVRIEAKKLRYATEFFASLFRGKKPARRYKAFHEALAALQANLGDLNDLATAPIVIAELSLAGTPTADALEPDMSRRDPLIKEAADAYATLMDSKPFWR, encoded by the coding sequence CTGAAGCTCGCCATCGATCCAGATAATTCCGCGGCGCTTCTAGCGACAAAGCCGCTGAGCAGCGATCAAGCGACCGACCGACAGCAGCAGTCGGTGTACTTCGATACGCCCGAGCAGCAGCTGCTTGAGGCCGGCTTGTCCCTGCGTATCCGGACGATTGGCGATCGACGCATCCAAACCATCAAGGCAGAGAGTAGCGCTGCTGCTGGACTGTTCGTCCGTCCCGAGTGGGAATGCGAGATCAACGGCGACGCACCAGTGCTCGAAGACGATGACGCCCCTATTAGCGGTGTGGTACCAGCCGCAGACGTCGATCGGCTCAAGCCGCTCTTCCGTGTCGAGGTCACTCGCAGGACCGTTTTGGTTGAACGAGCAGACGCCGTCATCGAGGTGGTATTCGATCGCGGCGCGGTCCACTCGGCAACTCGCTCGGACCCGGTTCATGAAGTCGAGCTGGAGCTCAAGCGCGGCGAACCCGCCGCACTCTTCGAGCTCGCAAGAGATCTCGATCAATCGGTTCCGGTACGGCTAGGCGTGCTTACCAAGTCGGAGCGCGGATACAGGTTGGCTACCACCGACCTCGATAAGCCGGTCAAGACCGGTCTATTGACCCTGCGACCTGGTACATCGACCGCAGCCGGGTTTCGTATGATCGTCGGGGCTTGTGTGCGCCAGTTTCGTCTCAACGAGGACATCTTGCGCCGCACGGGGAATGCCGGCGCACTGCATCAGGCGCGGGTGTCCCTGCGTCGGTTGCGTTCCGCCCTGTCGACCTTCAAGACCATCGTTGCAGACGACCAATACGATCAGCTTCGCACCGAACTGCGCTGGATCGCCGCGGAGCTCGGCCATGCTCGCAACCTGGATGTGATGCTGGAGCGGGTCTCCAGCCGAAAGGCGGGTAAGCCACTGCATGCAGCTCGCAAGTCAGCTTATGAAGCCGTGCAGACGGCGCTCGCGTCCGAACGGACGCGTGCGTTGATGCTCGACATGGCCGAATGGACGGCGATCGGCTCGTGGGCTTCCGACGACGTCCGGAGCGCAGTGCGTGAGGAAGCTATCGAGGTTTTTGCTGCAGCGGCTCTTGATAAACACCGGCGTCGACTCAAGCGTCTTGGCCGAAATCTAGATGAAGTCAGCGATGACGAACGGCACGACGTCCGTATCGAGGCGAAGAAGCTTCGCTACGCTACCGAGTTTTTCGCAAGTCTCTTCCGCGGCAAGAAGCCGGCGCGGCGTTATAAGGCATTCCACGAAGCCTTGGCCGCGCTTCAGGCCAACCTTGGGGATCTGAACGATCTGGCGACAGCGCCGATCGTCATTGCCGAACTTTCGCTTGCCGGCACTCCCACCGCCGACGCCCTTGAGCCCGACATGTCCAGGCGTGATCCTCTGATCAAAGAAGCAGCCGACGCTTATGCGACGCTGATGGACAGCAAGCCCTTCTGGCGCTGA